A DNA window from Actinomadura coerulea contains the following coding sequences:
- a CDS encoding ABC transporter permease, with amino-acid sequence MFGIVLSTLRHRKAGFAGAFAALLCAAALICACGVLLDTGLRGSVAPERYAGAPVVVTGDQAVHKVIVKKKGKRKHKAKPLAERVWLPASVAARVRAADGVRDVVTEVTFPAEIGAPEDDRPSWGHGWESAALTPFTLREGRAPAADDEIVVDAATARARRLRPGTAVRVESAVPGTYRVVGVTRQALAHQTAVFFSTAQAARLSGRGGMVTAVGAHGPAGAVEKAVRGTGATVHTGGDRGRAEFLGAENARVKLISLGGALGGTALLVAVLVVSGTFALSVRQREREIALLRAVAATPRQVRRMIGGEALLVGLVAGPLGAAAGLPLAFRLRDEFRGLGALPPNLDLVVGPFPPLAAALATVLAAVAAARITARGAARVRPVEALGEAATGRARLGAVRTAAGLAVAAGAAALTVLLAHLDTEAASSPVTMLTAIVWTAAAALLGPAVVRAAVAALAVPLRLLPGGGHLAAANLAASARRLASVVTPLTLMIGLTSTILFTQTTIGHAATRQAREGTVAAHAAGPVVPHGTAERIRRTPGVTAVTEVLHGTVRVGLENYGVQGVTPEGLDRTMDLDVRAGSLARLDASGIAVGATAARRLGVRPGDRLPLTLGDGTPFAPTVVAVYGRGLGFGDLTVDRDLLAAHVDDPRGTLLIAGTPPRGLPVAAPGALAEARTAGNAEVAYVAMGLIIAFTAIAVVNTLAMATAGRSREFAVLRLVGTTRRQVMAMLGWETLAVVVIAAVLGTAIALAALTAFGAGMTDGPPHVPPLGHLGVLGWGLLLAAAATFPAARLAMAARPADAVGARE; translated from the coding sequence ATGTTCGGAATCGTGCTCAGCACCCTGCGCCATCGCAAGGCGGGCTTCGCGGGGGCGTTCGCGGCGCTGCTGTGCGCGGCGGCCCTGATCTGCGCGTGCGGCGTCCTGCTCGACACCGGCCTGCGCGGCTCCGTCGCCCCGGAACGGTACGCGGGGGCGCCGGTCGTCGTCACCGGCGACCAGGCCGTCCACAAGGTGATCGTGAAGAAGAAGGGCAAGCGCAAGCACAAGGCCAAGCCGCTCGCCGAACGCGTGTGGCTGCCCGCCTCCGTCGCCGCGAGGGTCCGGGCGGCGGACGGCGTCCGCGACGTCGTCACCGAGGTGACGTTCCCCGCCGAGATCGGCGCCCCCGAGGACGACCGCCCGTCCTGGGGCCACGGGTGGGAGTCCGCCGCGCTCACCCCGTTCACCCTCCGCGAGGGCCGCGCCCCGGCGGCGGACGACGAGATCGTCGTCGACGCCGCCACGGCGCGCGCCCGCCGCCTGCGCCCGGGCACGGCGGTGCGGGTCGAGTCCGCCGTCCCCGGCACCTACCGCGTCGTGGGCGTGACCCGGCAGGCGCTCGCCCACCAGACCGCCGTCTTCTTCTCGACGGCCCAGGCGGCCCGCCTGTCCGGCCGCGGCGGCATGGTCACCGCCGTCGGCGCCCACGGCCCCGCCGGGGCCGTGGAGAAGGCCGTGCGCGGCACCGGGGCGACCGTCCACACCGGCGGCGACCGGGGCCGGGCGGAGTTCCTCGGCGCGGAGAACGCGCGCGTCAAGCTCATCTCCCTGGGCGGCGCCCTCGGCGGGACGGCCCTGCTCGTCGCCGTCCTCGTGGTGTCCGGGACGTTCGCGCTGTCGGTGCGGCAGCGGGAGCGCGAGATCGCGCTGCTGCGGGCGGTCGCCGCGACGCCGCGGCAGGTCCGCCGGATGATCGGGGGCGAGGCGCTGCTGGTCGGCCTCGTCGCGGGACCGCTCGGCGCGGCGGCCGGGCTGCCGCTGGCGTTCCGGCTGCGGGACGAGTTCCGCGGGCTCGGCGCCCTCCCGCCCAACCTGGACCTCGTCGTCGGCCCCTTTCCGCCGCTCGCCGCCGCGCTCGCCACCGTCCTCGCGGCCGTGGCCGCCGCCCGGATCACCGCCCGCGGCGCCGCCCGGGTCCGCCCCGTCGAGGCCCTCGGCGAGGCGGCGACGGGCCGCGCCCGGCTCGGCGCCGTCCGGACCGCGGCCGGGCTGGCCGTCGCGGCCGGGGCCGCCGCCCTGACGGTGCTGCTGGCGCACCTCGACACGGAGGCGGCCTCCAGCCCGGTGACGATGCTGACCGCGATCGTCTGGACCGCGGCCGCCGCGCTCCTCGGCCCGGCCGTCGTCCGGGCCGCGGTCGCCGCGCTCGCCGTCCCGCTCCGGCTCCTGCCTGGCGGCGGGCACCTGGCGGCGGCCAACCTCGCCGCGTCCGCGCGCCGCCTGGCCTCCGTCGTCACCCCGCTGACGCTGATGATCGGGCTGACCTCGACGATCCTGTTCACGCAGACGACGATCGGCCACGCCGCGACCCGGCAGGCGCGCGAGGGCACGGTCGCCGCGCACGCCGCCGGTCCGGTGGTCCCGCACGGCACCGCCGAACGGATCCGGCGGACGCCCGGCGTCACCGCCGTGACCGAGGTCCTGCACGGCACCGTCCGGGTCGGCCTGGAGAACTACGGCGTCCAAGGCGTGACGCCGGAGGGCCTCGACCGCACCATGGACCTGGACGTCCGGGCCGGGTCGCTCGCCCGCCTGGACGCCTCCGGCATCGCGGTCGGCGCCACCGCCGCCCGGCGGCTCGGCGTCCGGCCGGGGGACCGGCTGCCGCTCACCCTCGGGGATGGCACGCCGTTCGCCCCCACCGTGGTCGCGGTCTACGGGCGCGGCCTCGGCTTCGGCGACCTCACCGTCGACCGCGACCTGCTGGCCGCCCATGTCGACGACCCCCGCGGCACGCTGCTGATCGCGGGCACCCCGCCGCGCGGGCTCCCGGTCGCGGCCCCGGGCGCCCTCGCCGAGGCCCGGACGGCCGGGAACGCGGAGGTCGCCTACGTCGCCATGGGGCTGATCATCGCGTTCACCGCGATCGCCGTGGTGAACACCCTCGCGATGGCCACCGCCGGCCGGTCCCGCGAGTTCGCCGTGCTGCGCCTCGTCGGGACGACCCGGCGCCAGGTGATGGCGATGCTCGGGTGGGAGACGCTGGCCGTCGTCGTCATCGCCGCCGTCCTCGGCACCGCGATCGCCCTCGCCGCGCTCACCGCGTTCGGCGCGGGCATGACGGACGGGCCCCCGCACGTCCCTCCCCTCGGCCACCTGGGGGTCCTCGGCTGGGGCCTGCTGCTCGCCGCGGCCGCGACCTTCCCCGCCGCGCGCCTCGCCATGGCCGCCCGCCCCGCCGACGCCGTCGGCGCCCGCGAGTGA
- a CDS encoding response regulator, translated as MIKVLLADDHHVVRGALATLLGLEPDLTVVAEVERGDEVLPAARSARPDVAVLDIDMPGLDGLAAAAALREAVPDIATLMLTGHGKPGHLRRALTAGVRGFLLKTAPPEELAAGIRKVAAGERVLDPNLALTAWDLADNPLTPRETDVLRLAAEGAEAPEIAGRLHLSAGTVRNYLTAAVTKLNARNRVDAARIASEAGWL; from the coding sequence GTGATCAAGGTGCTTCTCGCCGACGACCACCACGTGGTGCGCGGCGCCCTCGCCACCCTGCTGGGGCTCGAACCCGACCTGACCGTGGTCGCCGAGGTCGAGCGCGGGGACGAGGTGCTGCCCGCGGCCCGCTCGGCCCGTCCCGACGTCGCCGTGCTGGACATCGACATGCCGGGCCTGGACGGCCTCGCGGCCGCGGCGGCGCTGCGCGAGGCCGTCCCGGACATCGCGACGCTGATGCTCACCGGGCACGGCAAACCCGGTCACCTGCGCCGCGCCCTGACGGCGGGCGTCCGCGGCTTCCTGCTGAAGACGGCGCCGCCCGAGGAACTGGCCGCCGGCATCCGCAAGGTCGCCGCCGGGGAGCGCGTCCTCGACCCGAACCTCGCGCTCACCGCCTGGGACCTCGCCGACAACCCGCTCACCCCGCGCGAGACCGACGTGCTGCGGCTGGCGGCGGAGGGCGCGGAGGCCCCGGAGATCGCCGGGCGCCTCCACCTCTCAGCAGGAACAGTGCGCAACTACCTAACAGCCGCCGTAACAAAGCTAAACGCGAGAAACCGGGTAGACGCCGCCCGCATAGCCAGCGAAGCAGGCTGGCTCTAA
- a CDS encoding SDR family NAD(P)-dependent oxidoreductase: MTIALITGAAGGLGGAVARRLAADGRLVVLNDRPGRDVAGLAAELNGVAAPADVSDPAAVTAMVAEVERRTGGQIALLVTCAGRLQMAPFTGSEDLDDWWRTIDLDLGGTFACAQAVMPGMVERGGGRMVFIASEWGVVGWPDASAYSASKAGVVALAKSLGRELAPLGIAVNAVAPGAIDTPLLEADAAAAGVPVEEIRARYAARTPLGRIATPEEVAAAVSFLADERLPTLVGQILHVNGGTTRSRA, translated from the coding sequence ATGACGATCGCGCTGATCACCGGGGCGGCCGGCGGGCTCGGCGGGGCGGTGGCGCGCCGGCTCGCGGCCGACGGACGCCTGGTCGTCCTCAACGACCGTCCCGGGCGGGACGTGGCCGGGCTCGCCGCCGAGCTGAACGGCGTCGCCGCGCCGGCCGACGTCTCCGACCCGGCGGCGGTCACCGCGATGGTGGCGGAGGTCGAGCGCCGTACGGGCGGGCAGATCGCGCTCCTCGTCACCTGCGCCGGACGGCTGCAGATGGCTCCGTTCACCGGGTCGGAGGACCTCGACGACTGGTGGCGGACGATCGACCTCGACCTCGGCGGGACGTTCGCCTGCGCGCAGGCCGTGATGCCGGGCATGGTCGAGCGCGGCGGCGGCCGGATGGTGTTCATCGCGTCCGAGTGGGGCGTGGTCGGATGGCCGGACGCGAGCGCCTACTCGGCGTCCAAGGCGGGCGTCGTCGCGCTCGCCAAGTCGCTCGGCCGCGAACTCGCCCCGCTCGGCATCGCGGTGAACGCCGTCGCGCCGGGCGCGATAGACACGCCGCTGCTGGAGGCGGACGCGGCCGCCGCCGGGGTGCCCGTCGAGGAGATCCGCGCCCGGTACGCCGCCCGGACGCCGCTCGGCCGGATCGCGACCCCCGAGGAGGTCGCGGCGGCGGTCTCGTTCCTGGCCGACGAGCGCCTCCCGACGCTCGTCGGCCAGATCCTCCACGTCAACGGCGGCACCACCCGCTCCCGCGCCTGA
- a CDS encoding PucR family transcriptional regulator produces the protein MTSDSALPHLTVRQLLEVPRFRLRLVAGQDGLDRPVRWAHSTELLDPGPYLHGHEIVLTVGASLRDAGACAAFAGSVKAGRASAIGYGVGDVTDAVPDELRGACDRVGLPLLEVPPEVPFLGFTEWFAERLASVGDERHEREETGRLLRMVRDGLASAEALRPRIDDAGLDPESLLVIAMDGPVEEELPGVLGLDDHAALLVTNDAHAWTEPAGVGSPGPLEHLPVSLAESLSALDTARRTGGVVHAADLATFQALLGRLDRDQLAPFTEQIARPLSEYDAAHGTRLVETLRTFLDMGGAVGATSRALFLHPNTLRHRMSRIESLTGRDPMRFEDRVALAIAVWAGR, from the coding sequence GTGACCAGCGATTCCGCGCTGCCGCACCTGACCGTCCGGCAGCTCCTCGAGGTGCCGCGCTTCCGGCTGCGCCTGGTCGCCGGGCAGGACGGCCTCGACCGCCCGGTCCGCTGGGCGCACTCCACCGAGCTCCTCGACCCCGGCCCCTACCTGCACGGGCACGAGATCGTGCTGACGGTCGGCGCGTCGCTGCGGGACGCGGGCGCGTGCGCCGCGTTCGCCGGTTCGGTCAAGGCCGGCCGCGCGAGCGCCATCGGCTACGGCGTCGGCGACGTCACCGACGCCGTCCCCGATGAGCTGCGCGGCGCCTGCGACCGCGTTGGCCTCCCGCTGCTGGAGGTGCCGCCGGAGGTCCCGTTCCTGGGGTTCACCGAGTGGTTCGCCGAGCGGCTCGCGTCCGTGGGCGACGAGCGGCACGAGCGGGAGGAGACCGGGCGGCTGCTGCGCATGGTGCGCGACGGGCTCGCGTCCGCCGAGGCCCTGCGCCCCCGGATCGACGACGCCGGGCTCGACCCCGAGTCCCTGCTGGTGATCGCGATGGACGGCCCGGTCGAGGAGGAACTGCCCGGCGTCCTCGGCCTGGACGACCACGCGGCCCTGCTGGTCACCAACGATGCCCACGCCTGGACCGAGCCCGCCGGCGTCGGCAGCCCCGGCCCGCTGGAGCACCTGCCGGTCTCGCTCGCCGAGAGCCTCAGCGCGCTGGACACCGCCCGCCGCACCGGCGGGGTCGTGCACGCCGCCGACCTCGCCACCTTCCAGGCCCTCCTCGGCCGCCTCGACCGCGACCAGCTGGCCCCGTTCACCGAGCAGATCGCCCGGCCGCTGAGCGAGTACGACGCCGCGCACGGCACCCGCCTCGTCGAGACGCTGCGCACCTTCCTGGACATGGGCGGCGCGGTCGGCGCGACGTCGCGGGCCCTGTTCCTGCACCCCAACACCCTGCGCCACCGGATGTCCCGGATCGAGTCGCTGACCGGCCGCGACCCGATGCGATTCGAGGACCGGGTGGCGCTCGCGATCGCCGTCTGGGCGGGCCGCTGA
- a CDS encoding SAM-dependent methyltransferase: protein MTDTTRGPGKGSDTKINTEVPQSARIWNYWLGGTDNYEVDRLAGDQYVSLYPGIVEIARAGRYFMDRAIRFLARERGIRQFMDCGTGLPTVDNTHEMARRAAPDSKVVYVDNDPLVLAHARALMNEGRTAYIDCDLHDPKTIMDRASALLDLSQPVGLMIIGVLGHIVDPDEAYGVVRGLMDPLPSGSYLILHDSTDENEKFNAAQRAYDDTGANPFRLRGPEFIRGYFDGLELEEPGLVTSGAWRPEVGPIEGESLPTRCGVARKP from the coding sequence ATGACGGATACCACCCGGGGCCCGGGAAAGGGATCGGACACCAAGATCAACACCGAGGTCCCGCAGTCGGCGCGGATCTGGAACTACTGGCTCGGGGGGACCGACAACTACGAGGTCGACCGGCTCGCCGGCGACCAGTACGTCTCGCTGTACCCGGGCATCGTGGAGATCGCCCGCGCGGGCCGGTACTTCATGGACCGGGCGATCCGGTTCCTGGCCCGCGAGCGGGGGATCCGCCAGTTCATGGACTGCGGCACCGGCCTGCCCACCGTCGACAACACCCACGAGATGGCCCGCCGCGCCGCTCCCGACTCCAAGGTCGTCTACGTCGACAACGACCCGCTCGTCCTCGCCCACGCCCGCGCCCTGATGAACGAGGGCCGCACCGCCTACATCGACTGCGACCTGCACGACCCGAAGACGATCATGGATCGGGCCTCGGCGCTGCTGGACCTGTCCCAGCCCGTCGGCCTGATGATCATCGGCGTGCTGGGGCACATCGTCGACCCCGACGAGGCGTACGGCGTCGTCCGCGGGCTGATGGACCCGCTCCCGTCCGGCAGCTACCTCATCCTGCACGACTCCACCGACGAGAACGAGAAGTTCAACGCGGCGCAGCGCGCCTACGACGACACCGGCGCGAACCCGTTCCGGCTGCGCGGCCCCGAGTTCATCCGCGGCTACTTCGACGGCCTCGAACTGGAGGAGCCGGGGCTGGTGACGAGCGGGGCGTGGCGCCCCGAAGTGGGGCCGATCGAGGGTGAGAGCCTGCCGACCAGGTGCGGGGTGGCCCGTAAACCCTGA
- a CDS encoding ABC transporter ATP-binding protein, which yields MNDAVRMDAVSKVYGRGRGAVAALREVSATLPRGRLTAVMGPSGSGKSTFLHCAAGLDTPTSGTVRLGDTELSSMNETKLTELRRRRVGFVFQAFNLVSSLTVEQNIILPLRLSRTRPDKAWLTEVVARVGLADRTGHRPGQLSGGQQQRVAIARALVTRPDVVFGDEPTGALDTMTARDVLTLLRETVDGMGQTVVMVTHDPVAASYADTVLFLADGRIVDSMDAPSSDKVAARMTRLGAWK from the coding sequence ATGAACGACGCGGTGCGCATGGACGCGGTGAGCAAGGTCTACGGACGGGGCAGGGGAGCGGTGGCGGCGCTGCGGGAGGTGTCGGCGACCCTCCCACGGGGCCGCCTCACGGCGGTGATGGGGCCGTCCGGCTCGGGCAAGAGCACGTTCCTGCACTGCGCCGCGGGCCTCGACACGCCCACGTCCGGCACGGTCCGGCTGGGGGACACCGAGCTGTCCTCCATGAACGAGACGAAGCTGACCGAGCTGCGCAGGCGGCGCGTCGGCTTCGTGTTCCAGGCGTTCAACCTGGTGTCGTCCCTGACCGTGGAGCAGAACATCATCCTTCCGCTGCGCCTGTCGCGCACGCGCCCGGACAAGGCGTGGCTCACCGAGGTGGTCGCCCGCGTCGGGCTGGCGGACCGGACCGGGCACCGGCCCGGGCAGCTGTCCGGCGGGCAGCAGCAGCGGGTCGCGATCGCCCGGGCCCTGGTGACGCGCCCGGACGTCGTGTTCGGGGACGAGCCCACGGGCGCGCTCGACACGATGACGGCCCGGGACGTCCTGACGCTGCTGCGCGAGACCGTGGACGGCATGGGCCAGACGGTCGTGATGGTCACGCACGACCCGGTCGCCGCCTCCTACGCCGACACGGTGCTGTTCCTGGCGGACGGGCGGATCGTCGACTCGATGGACGCCCCGTCCAGCGACAAGGTCGCCGCCCGCATGACCCGGCTTGGAGCGTGGAAGTGA
- a CDS encoding SDR family NAD(P)-dependent oxidoreductase: MDGRVALVTGAAGGVGGALVRELAGRGWRTAGLDLRQAPDTDHSVSVDMAEPAQVRAAVRRIERELGPVEAAVSAAGHHMIVPVSDIAWPDWRRMLRVHLGGVVNMCAALAPGMAERGRGSMVAVASHLAVGGASAEAHYAAATGAVLGFVRSLAAELGPSGVRVNAVAPGPTDTPMLPYDSPWRRPSYLQGVPAGRLTSPEEVALAAAYLIEDGTFCTGEVVSPNAGTVV; encoded by the coding sequence ATGGACGGGCGGGTCGCGCTGGTCACCGGGGCGGCCGGCGGTGTGGGCGGCGCCCTGGTGCGCGAGCTGGCGGGGCGCGGCTGGCGGACGGCGGGCCTCGACCTGCGCCAGGCCCCGGACACCGACCACTCGGTGAGCGTGGACATGGCGGAACCCGCGCAGGTGCGCGCGGCGGTCCGGCGGATCGAGCGGGAGCTCGGCCCGGTGGAGGCGGCGGTGAGCGCGGCCGGGCACCACATGATCGTTCCGGTGTCCGACATCGCCTGGCCCGACTGGCGGCGGATGCTGCGGGTGCACCTCGGCGGCGTGGTGAACATGTGCGCGGCCCTCGCGCCGGGGATGGCCGAGCGGGGCCGGGGCAGCATGGTGGCGGTCGCCTCCCACCTCGCCGTCGGCGGCGCGAGCGCCGAGGCGCACTACGCGGCGGCCACCGGAGCGGTGCTCGGGTTCGTCCGGTCGCTGGCGGCGGAACTCGGACCGTCCGGGGTACGGGTGAACGCGGTGGCGCCCGGCCCGACCGACACGCCGATGCTCCCCTACGACTCGCCCTGGCGCAGGCCGTCCTATCTGCAGGGCGTGCCGGCCGGGCGGCTGACGTCCCCGGAGGAGGTCGCGCTCGCCGCCGCCTACCTCATCGAGGACGGCACGTTCTGCACCGGCGAGGTCGTGTCCCCGAACGCGGGGACGGTGGTCTGA
- the hpnC gene encoding squalene synthase HpnC, whose protein sequence is MSVSERLQNATEERRARTELQSGENFPVASRLLPARHRAHLLNVYGYARLVDDIGDEAPPGERAGLLDLVERDLDRVYAGERPELPVLRDLAGTIVARRVPAEPFRRLVQANRRDQEVTRYATFDDLLGYCALSADPVGHIVLHVFGAATPDRLRLSDKVCSALQIIEHCQDVGEDHRNGRVYLPADDLRRFGCTEDDLTALATPTRLRGVVALQARRARRMLTEGAALTGGLQGFARIAVAGYVAGGLAALDALERAAYDVLPGPPRPRKVRLLAEWSRTMGRRRAV, encoded by the coding sequence ATGTCCGTCAGCGAGCGTTTGCAGAACGCCACCGAGGAACGCCGGGCGAGAACCGAACTGCAGTCCGGGGAGAACTTCCCCGTCGCCTCCCGGCTGCTGCCCGCACGCCACCGCGCGCACCTGCTGAACGTGTACGGGTACGCCCGGCTGGTCGACGACATCGGGGACGAGGCGCCGCCGGGCGAGCGCGCCGGCCTCCTCGACCTCGTCGAGCGCGACCTCGACCGCGTCTACGCGGGGGAGCGTCCGGAACTGCCGGTGCTGCGCGACCTGGCCGGGACGATCGTCGCCCGCCGCGTCCCCGCCGAGCCGTTCCGCCGCCTGGTCCAGGCCAACCGCCGGGACCAGGAGGTCACCCGCTACGCGACGTTCGACGACCTCCTCGGCTACTGCGCGCTGTCCGCCGACCCGGTCGGGCACATCGTCCTGCACGTGTTCGGCGCCGCCACGCCGGACCGGCTGCGCCTGTCGGACAAGGTGTGCTCCGCGCTGCAGATCATCGAGCACTGCCAGGACGTCGGCGAGGACCACCGCAACGGGCGCGTCTACCTCCCGGCGGACGACCTGCGGCGGTTCGGGTGCACCGAGGACGACCTCACCGCCCTCGCCACCCCGACCCGGCTGCGCGGCGTCGTGGCGCTCCAGGCGAGGCGGGCGCGGCGCATGCTCACCGAGGGCGCCGCCCTCACCGGCGGGCTCCAGGGGTTCGCGCGGATCGCCGTCGCCGGGTACGTCGCGGGCGGCCTCGCCGCACTCGACGCGCTGGAGCGCGCCGCCTACGACGTCCTGCCGGGCCCGCCGCGGCCGAGGAAGGTGCGGCTGCTCGCCGAGTGGTCGCGGACCATGGGAAGGAGAAGGGCAGTCTAG
- a CDS encoding helix-turn-helix domain-containing protein: MASVTITGSRKPQPGRSAPAGAARAQGDPLVPRMLLGKRLRELREAARLARPGAGLAIGASESKIARLEQGRTRAKLRDVAGLLDRYGTDPGERATLLALAEQTGARPWWHGDGDIVPRWVRDYLSAEQAAKLVRTFETQFVPGLLQTEDYARGLFRLLHPESEDEVERRVEFRMRRQRVLRRRPRPLNLWVVLDQGALWRPACAPDTMRMQIRHIIEQCRRPNVTIQIAPLGISGQVAGDGSLTLVRFPQQGLQDMVYLERPDNAVYPMRRAEIEHHWHIFNTLVTEAAPPEQTPRILAGILATY, from the coding sequence TTGGCCTCCGTCACGATCACCGGCAGCAGGAAACCGCAGCCCGGACGATCCGCCCCGGCCGGCGCGGCCCGCGCGCAGGGCGACCCGCTCGTCCCGCGCATGCTGCTCGGCAAGCGGCTCCGCGAGCTGCGGGAGGCGGCCCGGCTGGCCCGGCCCGGGGCGGGCCTGGCGATCGGCGCGTCCGAGTCGAAGATCGCCAGGCTGGAGCAGGGCCGCACCCGTGCCAAGCTCCGCGACGTCGCCGGCCTGCTCGACCGCTACGGCACCGACCCCGGCGAGCGCGCGACCCTGCTCGCCCTGGCCGAGCAGACCGGCGCGCGGCCCTGGTGGCACGGCGACGGCGACATCGTGCCGCGCTGGGTCCGCGACTACCTCAGCGCCGAGCAGGCGGCCAAGCTGGTCCGCACGTTCGAGACCCAGTTCGTCCCCGGCCTGCTCCAGACCGAGGACTACGCCCGCGGCCTGTTCCGCCTCCTGCACCCCGAGTCCGAGGACGAGGTGGAGCGGCGCGTGGAGTTCCGGATGCGGCGGCAGCGCGTCCTGCGCCGCCGGCCCCGTCCCCTGAACCTCTGGGTCGTGCTGGACCAGGGGGCGCTGTGGCGCCCCGCCTGCGCGCCCGACACGATGCGCATGCAGATCCGGCACATCATCGAGCAGTGCAGGCGGCCGAACGTCACCATCCAGATCGCGCCCCTCGGCATCTCCGGCCAGGTGGCCGGCGACGGGTCGCTCACCCTCGTCCGCTTCCCCCAGCAGGGCCTCCAGGACATGGTCTATCTGGAGCGTCCCGACAATGCCGTCTACCCGATGCGGCGCGCCGAGATCGAGCACCACTGGCACATTTTCAACACGCTCGTCACCGAGGCCGCACCGCCCGAGCAGACGCCCCGGATACTCGCGGGAATCCTCGCCACCTACTGA